The following proteins come from a genomic window of Synechococcus sp. NB0720_010:
- a CDS encoding type IV pilus twitching motility protein PilT yields the protein MELQIEQLMEELVEAGGSDLHLAAGQPPYGRFSGALKPMREERLSEDLCNRLIFSMINNAQRKQLEQTWELDCAYGLKGVSRFRVNVYRQRGSYAACLRALGSTIPSLESLGLPPIVEETSRRPRGLVLVTGPTGSGKTTTLAALLDHINRSRAEHILTIEDPIEFTYRNDKSVIHQRQLGDDTRSFGAALRAALREDPDVILVGEMRDLETIQLAITASETGHLVFGTLHTSSAAQTVDRMVDVFPPEQQTQIRVQLSGSLVGVFSQTLCKRQNPKPGQFGRVMAQEILINTPAIANLIREGKTAQLYSQIQTGGQQGMQTLERALANLVQAGAVERSEALAKASKPDELQRLLEG from the coding sequence ATGGAGCTCCAGATCGAACAGTTGATGGAGGAGCTGGTCGAGGCGGGTGGCAGCGACTTGCACCTGGCGGCCGGCCAACCGCCCTATGGCCGCTTCAGTGGGGCGCTCAAACCGATGCGGGAGGAGCGGCTCAGCGAGGACCTCTGCAACCGGTTGATCTTCTCGATGATCAACAACGCCCAGCGCAAGCAGCTGGAGCAAACCTGGGAGCTGGACTGCGCCTATGGCCTCAAAGGCGTCTCCCGCTTTCGGGTCAATGTCTACCGCCAGCGGGGGAGCTATGCGGCCTGTCTGCGGGCCCTCGGCAGCACGATCCCCAGCCTGGAGAGCCTGGGCTTACCGCCCATCGTCGAGGAAACCAGCCGCCGCCCCAGGGGTCTGGTGCTGGTGACCGGTCCCACCGGCTCAGGCAAAACCACGACGCTGGCGGCCCTGCTGGATCACATCAACCGCAGCCGCGCCGAGCACATCCTCACGATCGAAGATCCGATCGAATTCACCTACCGCAACGACAAAAGCGTGATCCACCAGCGCCAGCTGGGGGATGACACCCGCAGCTTTGGCGCCGCCCTTCGCGCCGCCCTGCGGGAGGACCCCGACGTGATCCTGGTGGGCGAAATGAGAGATCTGGAAACAATCCAGTTGGCGATCACGGCCTCAGAGACGGGGCACCTGGTCTTTGGCACCCTGCACACCAGCTCGGCGGCGCAAACCGTCGATCGCATGGTGGATGTCTTCCCGCCAGAGCAGCAAACCCAGATCAGGGTTCAGCTCAGTGGCTCCCTGGTGGGGGTGTTCTCGCAGACCCTCTGCAAACGCCAGAACCCCAAACCCGGGCAATTCGGGCGGGTCATGGCCCAAGAAATCCTGATCAACACCCCGGCCATCGCCAACTTGATCCGGGAGGGCAAAACCGCCCAGCTCTATTCCCAGATCCAAACGGGCGGCCAGCAGGGGATGCAAACCCTCGAGCGCGCCCTGGCGAACCTGGTGCAGGCCGGAGCAGTCGAGCGCAGCGAAGCCCTCGCCAAAGCGAGCAAACCCGATGAGCTGCAGCGGCTCCTGGAGGGCTAG
- the grpE gene encoding nucleotide exchange factor GrpE codes for MSGDATPFPQDSAPAPAEAAAAPEATPAVDSAPAEVAAEPSADPEQRVRDLEAELTALKAEHESVRSQYMRIAADFDNFRKRQSRDQEDQRTLIACSTLSEILPVVDNFERARQQLDPQAEEAQAIHRSYQGLYKQLVDVFKQLGVSPMRVEGEPFDPTLHEAVLREPSDEHAEDLVIAELQRGYHLNDRVLRHALVKVSMGPGPSGDAAPASSTDDAAPSEEG; via the coding sequence ATGAGCGGCGACGCGACTCCGTTTCCCCAGGACTCCGCCCCGGCCCCAGCTGAGGCCGCGGCTGCGCCAGAAGCCACTCCTGCAGTGGATTCGGCCCCAGCTGAGGTGGCGGCTGAGCCCAGCGCTGATCCCGAACAGCGGGTCCGGGACCTGGAGGCCGAGCTGACTGCTCTGAAGGCCGAGCACGAGAGCGTCCGCAGTCAGTACATGCGGATTGCGGCGGACTTCGACAACTTCCGTAAGCGCCAGAGCCGCGATCAAGAGGACCAGCGCACCCTGATCGCCTGCTCCACCCTGAGCGAGATCCTGCCGGTGGTGGACAACTTCGAGCGGGCCCGCCAGCAGTTGGATCCCCAGGCCGAGGAGGCCCAGGCCATCCACCGCAGCTACCAGGGGCTCTACAAGCAACTGGTCGATGTGTTCAAGCAGTTGGGCGTCTCACCGATGCGGGTTGAAGGCGAGCCCTTCGATCCCACCCTCCATGAGGCGGTGCTGCGGGAACCCAGCGACGAGCACGCCGAGGACCTGGTGATCGCTGAACTGCAGCGGGGCTATCACCTGAACGATCGCGTGCTGCGGCACGCCCTGGTCAAAGTCTCGATGGGTCCAGGCCCCAGTGGCGATGCCGCACCGGCCAGCTCCACGGATGACGCTGCACCCTCCGAAGAGGGCTGA
- a CDS encoding GspE/PulE family protein: MTASASTIPQRPVAEAQSPEQQRLEVELLLQEAVLTGSELSAAGDARWSWHPQLTQESCRDLGCLPVAYANNTLTVAVPTHWGAEQRQTLREACPEGPPVALRLALQGDLQTVLNQPPSPSPATPAAVSAPQETPSRISLFEDLKLEGPLEEAPEDSLSELDVEASLGASNASPVVSLVDRILVQALERSASDIHLEPQEDGLLIRLRQDGVLEPLEKLPKQLTPAVTSRLKIMADLDIAERRLPQDGRIRRRYQGRLFDLRVSTLPTRYGEKVCMRLLDSGATHLGLDRLISEPAALASVREMGSKPFGMLLVTGPTGSGKSTTLYSLLAERNEPGINISTVEDPIEYTLKGIAQTQVNREKGYDFAMALRAFMRQDPDVLLVGETRDRETAKTAIEAALTGHLVLTTLHCNDAPSAIARLSEMGVEPFMVSASLIGIVSQRLVRRVCPDCRQPYHPSEQDLGRFGLFASNEQAITFFKAKRLQVSESNPCPSCQGLGYKGRVGVYEVLRVNDTLASAIAQEASTDRLRKLAIENGMKTLLGYGLDLVRQGETTLEEIERMILTDSSLETERRAKALHTITCQGCGAGMRDEWLECPYCLTPRQLH, translated from the coding sequence ATGACAGCAAGCGCCAGCACCATTCCCCAGCGACCGGTGGCCGAGGCCCAAAGCCCTGAACAGCAGCGGCTCGAGGTCGAATTGCTGCTCCAGGAAGCCGTCCTCACCGGCTCTGAACTAAGCGCCGCCGGAGACGCACGCTGGAGCTGGCATCCGCAACTGACTCAGGAGAGCTGCAGGGATCTCGGCTGCCTTCCCGTGGCGTACGCCAACAACACCCTCACGGTGGCCGTGCCAACCCACTGGGGCGCCGAGCAACGCCAGACCCTCCGCGAGGCATGCCCCGAAGGACCGCCCGTGGCACTGCGACTGGCCCTCCAAGGGGACCTGCAAACCGTCCTGAATCAACCTCCATCTCCATCCCCCGCCACGCCGGCCGCGGTTTCAGCTCCGCAGGAGACCCCCAGCCGGATCTCCCTGTTTGAGGACCTGAAGCTCGAGGGCCCCCTTGAGGAGGCTCCCGAGGACAGCCTCAGCGAGTTGGATGTCGAGGCCAGCCTGGGGGCCTCCAACGCCTCACCGGTGGTGAGCCTGGTGGACCGGATCCTGGTGCAAGCGCTCGAGCGCAGTGCCAGCGACATCCACCTGGAACCGCAGGAGGACGGACTGCTGATTCGCTTGCGCCAAGACGGGGTGCTCGAGCCGCTGGAGAAGCTGCCGAAACAACTGACCCCCGCGGTGACCTCCCGCCTAAAAATCATGGCGGACCTGGACATCGCGGAGCGCCGGCTTCCCCAGGACGGCCGTATCCGGCGGCGTTATCAAGGTCGCCTATTTGACCTGCGGGTGAGCACCCTGCCCACCCGCTATGGCGAGAAGGTCTGCATGCGCCTGCTGGATAGCGGCGCGACGCACCTCGGCCTCGACCGTCTAATCAGCGAGCCCGCGGCCCTGGCCAGTGTCCGGGAGATGGGCAGCAAGCCCTTCGGAATGCTGCTGGTGACGGGGCCGACGGGATCAGGCAAGAGCACCACGCTCTATTCGCTGCTCGCGGAACGCAATGAGCCTGGGATCAACATCTCCACGGTCGAGGACCCGATCGAATACACCCTCAAGGGGATTGCCCAAACCCAGGTCAACCGGGAGAAGGGCTACGACTTCGCCATGGCCCTGCGGGCCTTCATGCGGCAAGACCCCGATGTCCTGCTAGTGGGGGAAACCCGGGACCGGGAAACGGCCAAAACCGCCATCGAGGCGGCCCTCACCGGCCACCTGGTGCTGACCACCCTCCACTGCAACGACGCACCCAGCGCCATCGCCCGCCTCTCGGAAATGGGCGTGGAGCCCTTCATGGTGAGCGCCTCCCTGATCGGAATCGTCTCCCAGCGCCTGGTGCGGCGGGTCTGCCCGGACTGCCGGCAGCCTTATCACCCCAGTGAGCAGGACCTGGGCCGCTTTGGCCTGTTTGCCAGCAACGAGCAGGCGATCACCTTCTTCAAAGCCAAGCGCTTGCAAGTCAGTGAGAGCAACCCCTGCCCCAGCTGCCAGGGGCTGGGATACAAGGGCCGGGTGGGGGTCTACGAGGTGCTGCGCGTCAACGACACCCTCGCCAGCGCCATTGCCCAAGAGGCCAGCACCGATCGGCTGCGCAAGCTCGCCATCGAGAACGGCATGAAAACCCTGTTGGGTTACGGCCTCGACCTGGTGCGCCAAGGGGAAACCACCCTCGAGGAAATCGAGCGGATGATCCTCACGGACTCCAGCCTGGAAACCGAGCGCCGGGCCAAGGCCCTGCACACGATCACCTGCCAGGGCTGCGGAGCGGGGATGCGGGATGAGTGGCTGGAGTGCCCCTATTGCCTGACCCCCCGGCAACTGCATTAA